One window of Bacillus alveayuensis genomic DNA carries:
- a CDS encoding glucosamine-6-phosphate deaminase (product_source=KO:K02564; cath_funfam=3.40.50.1360; cog=COG0363; ko=KO:K02564; pfam=PF01182; superfamily=100950; tigrfam=TIGR00502) codes for MKLLIAKDYEDMSKKAAQIIIDQVKQKPGSVLGLATGGTVIGTYKMLVDDHKRHRTSYKQVRTVNLDEYVGLHPSNKNSYHYFMKTHFFDHVDLPANQTFIPNGLADQVEEECKQYEQLIAQLGGIDLQLLGIGRNGHIGFNEPGNPFSSKTHCVTLTESTRLANARFFKSVDEVPTHAITMGISTIMKSKKILLLASGTKKAIILSRFFNEEVNEQNPATILKTHKHVTIIADEQALSLMNLSHLHFA; via the coding sequence ATGAAGTTGCTTATAGCGAAAGACTACGAAGATATGAGTAAAAAAGCAGCGCAAATCATTATCGATCAAGTAAAACAAAAACCGGGTTCTGTTTTAGGTTTAGCGACAGGTGGAACGGTCATTGGAACTTATAAAATGTTAGTAGATGATCATAAACGGCACCGCACATCATATAAACAAGTTCGTACCGTGAATCTAGATGAGTACGTGGGATTACATCCATCTAATAAAAATAGTTACCACTATTTTATGAAAACACATTTTTTTGATCATGTTGATCTTCCAGCTAATCAAACGTTTATTCCTAATGGATTAGCCGACCAAGTTGAAGAAGAGTGCAAACAGTATGAGCAGTTAATTGCCCAGCTTGGGGGAATCGATCTTCAGCTATTAGGAATCGGACGAAATGGTCATATCGGTTTCAACGAACCGGGAAATCCTTTTAGTTCGAAAACTCATTGTGTAACACTTACCGAATCAACAAGGTTGGCCAATGCCCGATTTTTTAAAAGTGTTGATGAAGTACCGACACATGCCATTACGATGGGAATATCAACCATTATGAAAAGTAAAAAAATCCTTTTACTTGCTTCCGGCACAAAGAAAGCCATTATTCTTTCAAGATTTTTCAATGAAGAGGTCAATGAACAGAACCCTGCTACTATTCTAAAGACTCACAAGCATGTAACCATTATTGCCGATGAACAAGCCTTATCGTTAATGAACCTCTCCCACCTACACTTCGCTTAA
- a CDS encoding N-acetylglucosamine-6-phosphate deacetylase (product_source=KO:K01443; cath_funfam=2.30.40.10,3.20.20.140; cog=COG1820; ko=KO:K01443; pfam=PF01979; superfamily=51556; tigrfam=TIGR00221), whose translation MSKVLLTNMTIYAEEQVFENGYVLIEGGKILDVGPQERLTVTEERVEKIEGNNNYAVIPGFIDLHIHGAAGADTMDATNEAIFTMAAALPREGTTSFLATTMTSTTQQIEEALINVRKYMETANEPGKAEVLGVHLEGPFISPKRAGAQHPGNILEPDLQLFKKWQHISGGAIKLVTLAPERKAGMELTAYFKQTGVVASIGHSDAVYTEVVASIQAGITHATHLFNGMRGIHHREPGVVGGVLMHDEVKCEIIADGIHVRPEMVKFAYQNKGNDGLILITDAMRAKCLGKGTYDLGGQEVQVNEERATLRDGTLAGSILQLKDAVKNMISYTGCTLQDIIQMASVNPAKQINVYDRKGSITKGKDADLVVLSDQLEVVMTFCHGKLAYSQKEV comes from the coding sequence ATGAGCAAGGTTTTGTTAACGAATATGACGATATATGCCGAAGAACAAGTTTTCGAAAATGGATATGTATTAATAGAAGGGGGAAAAATTCTCGACGTTGGTCCGCAAGAAAGGCTGACTGTTACGGAAGAACGAGTTGAAAAAATTGAAGGCAATAACAATTATGCAGTCATTCCCGGTTTTATCGATTTGCATATTCATGGAGCAGCGGGCGCCGATACGATGGATGCAACAAATGAGGCCATTTTCACAATGGCAGCTGCCTTACCCCGAGAAGGAACGACGAGTTTTTTAGCTACAACGATGACAAGTACGACCCAACAGATTGAGGAAGCTCTAATCAATGTAAGAAAGTACATGGAAACAGCTAATGAACCTGGAAAAGCAGAAGTGTTAGGAGTTCACTTGGAAGGTCCATTTATTTCTCCTAAAAGGGCAGGAGCACAACACCCAGGAAACATTCTCGAACCTGACTTGCAGTTATTTAAAAAATGGCAGCACATTTCAGGTGGAGCGATAAAACTTGTTACATTGGCACCCGAAAGAAAGGCTGGAATGGAATTAACCGCTTATTTCAAACAAACAGGGGTTGTCGCCTCAATCGGTCATTCAGATGCTGTTTATACAGAAGTTGTCGCTAGTATCCAAGCGGGCATTACCCATGCAACCCATTTATTTAATGGAATGAGAGGAATTCATCATCGTGAGCCGGGTGTTGTTGGAGGAGTGCTTATGCATGATGAGGTGAAGTGTGAAATCATTGCAGATGGCATTCATGTACGTCCAGAAATGGTGAAATTTGCTTATCAAAACAAAGGAAATGATGGGCTGATTTTAATTACGGATGCGATGAGAGCGAAATGTCTCGGTAAAGGAACTTATGACCTTGGGGGGCAAGAAGTCCAAGTGAATGAGGAGCGAGCAACTTTGCGGGATGGGACGCTTGCCGGAAGTATTTTGCAGCTGAAGGATGCGGTGAAAAACATGATTTCTTACACTGGTTGTACGCTTCAAGATATTATTCAAATGGCATCGGTTAATCCTGCAAAACAAATAAACGTTTATGATCGTAAAGGGAGTATCACAAAAGGAAAAGATGCTGATTTAGTTGTTTTAAGCGACCAACTTGAAGTCGTGATGACATTTTGCCACGGAAAACTTGCCTATTCGCAAAAGGAAGTGTGA
- a CDS encoding DNA-binding MurR/RpiR family transcriptional regulator (product_source=COG1737; cath_funfam=1.10.10.10,3.40.50.10490; cog=COG1737; pfam=PF01380,PF01418; superfamily=46689,53697), with amino-acid sequence MKGGLISIQESLDSLKPSERKVAEYILKHPDEVVKLSIQKLSQRTNVSEATIIRLSRTLNCKGFQELKLRIAGDLANRNEQNQAYQEVPINGSVDSVIASVSNNNIQSIQDTLSVLSKDEVEKAIHALSKAHKIAVYGIGASAIIAQDFKQKLTRINRWCETGFDYDTQGMISANLTEDDVAFGISYSGQTEDIIRSLTLAKENGATIISLTKFGSNPVSDLADISLYTSSLEKSIRSGAMSSRISQLNVIDILYVGIMSQNYDESIAALERTREAVKMSKRNYGE; translated from the coding sequence TTGAAAGGTGGTTTAATTAGTATACAAGAGTCGCTTGATTCATTAAAACCATCTGAAAGGAAAGTTGCGGAGTATATTTTAAAGCACCCTGATGAAGTTGTAAAACTGTCGATTCAAAAGCTGTCACAACGAACAAATGTCAGTGAAGCAACGATTATTCGTTTGTCGCGGACATTAAATTGTAAAGGTTTTCAAGAACTGAAGCTGCGGATTGCCGGAGACCTTGCCAATCGGAACGAACAGAACCAGGCCTACCAAGAAGTACCGATAAACGGTTCCGTTGATTCGGTCATCGCATCCGTGTCGAACAACAATATTCAATCAATTCAGGATACGTTATCGGTTTTATCAAAGGATGAAGTGGAAAAAGCGATTCATGCTTTAAGTAAGGCGCACAAGATTGCGGTTTACGGAATTGGTGCTTCGGCGATTATCGCGCAAGACTTTAAGCAAAAATTGACAAGAATTAACCGTTGGTGCGAAACAGGATTTGATTATGATACACAAGGAATGATCAGTGCCAACCTGACAGAGGATGACGTTGCCTTTGGGATTTCTTACTCGGGTCAAACAGAAGATATTATTCGTTCTTTAACATTGGCGAAGGAAAACGGAGCGACGATTATTTCTTTAACAAAATTCGGGTCCAACCCCGTTTCCGATCTTGCTGATATTTCGTTATATACAAGCTCATTAGAAAAAAGCATTCGCAGCGGAGCGATGAGTTCGCGAATTTCTCAGCTCAATGTTATCGATATCCTCTACGTTGGCATCATGAGCCAAAATTATGATGAAAGTATTGCCGCTTTAGAAAGAACAAGAGAAGCAGTAAAAATGTCAAAACGGAATTATGGGGAGTAA
- a CDS encoding hypothetical protein (product_source=Hypo-rule applied; cath_funfam=3.40.50.720; superfamily=56112) codes for MNMLKSHLRVCDSKLQESSLKGMELIDAGFKIMREFTYWKAIKSEFIDMQLFDILIGNQDRHPFNWKLLFLETGAKFSPIYDNGASLGFRSDDEKLMQMVSNPQEMNKYTEKTKVKAGIFEKKKVKAKDLLTYISRNFTDEFHQSIQKLIEFDLIRYSDFIQSLDNILSEAQKDWLLSIVPFRRKKILEWIGRGDG; via the coding sequence GTGAACATGTTAAAAAGCCATCTACGAGTCTGCGATTCGAAGCTCCAAGAATCCTCATTGAAGGGCATGGAACTTATTGATGCTGGATTCAAAATAATGAGGGAGTTTACATATTGGAAGGCCATAAAATCAGAATTTATAGATATGCAATTGTTTGATATTCTTATTGGCAATCAAGATAGGCACCCATTTAATTGGAAATTACTATTTCTCGAAACAGGAGCAAAGTTCTCCCCCATTTATGATAACGGTGCTTCCTTAGGTTTTCGATCTGATGATGAAAAGCTCATGCAAATGGTTTCGAATCCCCAAGAAATGAACAAATATACCGAGAAAACAAAGGTTAAGGCGGGTATATTTGAAAAGAAAAAAGTCAAAGCTAAAGACTTGTTAACATATATTAGTAGAAACTTTACAGATGAGTTTCATCAAAGTATCCAAAAGTTAATTGAATTTGATTTAATAAGGTATTCTGATTTTATTCAATCACTAGATAATATTTTGAGCGAGGCACAAAAAGACTGGTTATTGAGTATAGTGCCTTTTCGAAGAAAGAAAATATTGGAGTGGATTGGAAGGGGGGATGGGTAA
- a CDS encoding N-acetylmuramic acid 6-phosphate etherase (product_source=KO:K07106; cath_funfam=3.40.50.10490; cog=COG2103; ko=KO:K07106; pfam=PF01380; superfamily=53697; tigrfam=TIGR00274) gives MDLHKIDTEKRNLNTMDIDTLSSLDIVKKINEEDKLVPQAVEVALPVIADVVERIVAAFNNGGRLIYVGAGTSGRLGVLDASECPPTYGTPSEQVIGVIAGGEKALQYAMEGAEDNIELAVEDMKKINVNEKDVVVGIAASGRTPYTLAAMKYAKSVGATVAAITCTENSEMEKEADYAIVVLTGPEVVTGSTRMKAGTAQKLVLNMLTTASMIRIGKVYSNLMVDVVPTNKKLIQRAKNIVVEITGASEAEAEEALKTYQSTKAAVLSLITGLTGEKVYELLDAHNGHLRNAIQSQLK, from the coding sequence ATGGATCTTCACAAAATTGATACGGAAAAAAGAAACCTAAATACGATGGATATTGATACATTATCAAGTCTGGACATTGTGAAAAAAATTAACGAAGAAGACAAGCTTGTTCCGCAAGCTGTTGAGGTAGCACTGCCAGTTATTGCAGATGTTGTTGAGCGAATTGTCGCAGCGTTTAACAATGGCGGACGACTAATCTATGTCGGAGCCGGTACAAGCGGCCGTTTAGGAGTGCTTGATGCATCCGAATGCCCGCCGACATACGGAACCCCATCAGAACAAGTGATAGGTGTGATTGCAGGTGGTGAAAAAGCACTGCAATACGCCATGGAAGGGGCAGAAGATAATATTGAGCTAGCGGTAGAGGATATGAAAAAAATTAACGTCAATGAAAAAGATGTTGTCGTTGGCATTGCTGCGAGCGGAAGAACCCCTTATACATTGGCTGCCATGAAATATGCGAAATCAGTCGGCGCAACGGTTGCGGCGATTACATGTACGGAAAATTCAGAGATGGAGAAAGAAGCGGATTATGCGATTGTCGTCCTAACAGGTCCTGAAGTCGTGACAGGATCGACAAGAATGAAAGCCGGTACAGCTCAAAAGCTAGTCTTAAATATGCTCACAACCGCTTCAATGATTCGCATCGGCAAAGTGTACAGCAACTTGATGGTAGATGTCGTCCCTACAAATAAAAAGCTTATACAGCGGGCAAAGAATATCGTTGTTGAAATAACAGGTGCAAGTGAAGCGGAAGCGGAGGAAGCACTTAAGACCTATCAGTCTACAAAAGCAGCCGTATTGTCTTTAATTACAGGTTTAACAGGCGAAAAAGTTTATGAATTGCTCGACGCGCATAACGGGCATTTGCGCAATGCCATTCAATCACAGTTAAAGTGA
- a CDS encoding PTS system sucrose-specific IIC component (product_source=KO:K02810; cath_funfam=3.30.1360.60; cog=COG1263,COG1264; ko=KO:K02810; pfam=PF00367,PF02378; superfamily=161098,55604; tigrfam=TIGR00826; transmembrane_helix_parts=Outside_1_121,TMhelix_122_144,Inside_145_155,TMhelix_156_178,Outside_179_182,TMhelix_183_205,Inside_206_209,TMhelix_210_229,Outside_230_243,TMhelix_244_263,Inside_264_283,TMhelix_284_306,Outside_307_325,TMhelix_326_345,Inside_346_357,TMhelix_358_380,Outside_381_394,TMhelix_395_417,Inside_418_423,TMhelix_424_446,Outside_447_466) — protein sequence MGKNARLANEIVEKLGGYQNIKSLTHCMTRLRITPVDESKVDIDGLKKIDGVLGVVEQETLQIILGPGIVTRVAEEVSKLSGVDIEGLDVNDLTNLAEQTKADLKKKNATPFKLFLRKIASIFIPLIPAIVASGLIAGITNVIIRAGADPESTVISILNFIGWGLFSYLGIFVGINAAKEFGGTPALGGIAGILIINPALANITLFGEKLVPGRGGLVGVMLAAIFMAWIEKRVRRFVPAAVDIIITPTISVLITGIATLIVLQPVGGWISDLITKGLLGLIDAGGVLSGIILAGTFLPLVVTGLHQGLTPVHMELINSIGDDPLLPILAMGGAGQVGAAFAIYFKTKNAQLRKVIKGGLPVGILGIGEPLIFGVTLPLGRPFITACLGAAVGGAFQAYFNVATIAIGVSGLPLTFLVNVHQIVYYLIGLFIAYVSGFIFTYLFGFNEEMTKEIGKNTETNVMTNV from the coding sequence ATGGGGAAGAATGCACGTTTAGCAAATGAAATTGTCGAAAAGCTGGGCGGTTATCAGAACATCAAAAGCTTGACACATTGTATGACAAGATTAAGAATCACGCCGGTTGACGAGAGCAAAGTTGATATCGATGGACTGAAAAAGATTGACGGTGTTCTAGGCGTTGTCGAACAAGAAACGCTGCAGATTATTTTAGGGCCGGGAATTGTGACAAGAGTAGCGGAAGAAGTTTCAAAATTAAGCGGGGTCGATATTGAAGGCTTGGATGTCAATGATTTGACGAATCTTGCTGAACAAACGAAAGCCGATTTGAAAAAGAAGAACGCAACACCGTTTAAGCTTTTTCTAAGGAAAATAGCCAGCATTTTCATTCCGCTCATTCCTGCGATTGTCGCATCCGGTTTAATTGCCGGGATTACAAATGTCATTATCAGGGCAGGTGCTGACCCGGAATCGACGGTTATATCGATTTTAAACTTTATCGGTTGGGGACTGTTCAGTTATCTTGGAATTTTTGTTGGAATTAATGCGGCAAAAGAGTTTGGTGGGACTCCTGCTCTTGGAGGGATTGCCGGAATTTTAATTATTAACCCTGCACTTGCAAACATCACGCTTTTTGGTGAAAAGCTTGTACCTGGACGCGGCGGTCTTGTGGGCGTCATGCTGGCAGCAATTTTTATGGCGTGGATTGAGAAGAGAGTTCGTCGTTTCGTTCCAGCCGCTGTTGATATTATCATTACGCCTACCATTTCAGTTCTCATTACAGGTATTGCGACATTAATCGTTCTTCAGCCTGTCGGCGGCTGGATTTCCGATCTTATTACAAAAGGATTATTAGGCTTAATTGATGCTGGCGGTGTTTTATCGGGAATTATTCTTGCTGGAACATTTTTGCCTCTCGTCGTAACAGGACTCCACCAAGGTTTAACGCCAGTCCATATGGAACTGATCAACTCCATCGGTGATGACCCGTTATTGCCGATTTTGGCAATGGGAGGAGCTGGTCAAGTAGGTGCGGCATTTGCCATCTATTTCAAAACAAAAAACGCGCAGCTTCGCAAAGTCATTAAAGGCGGACTTCCTGTCGGGATTTTAGGAATCGGAGAACCGCTCATTTTCGGTGTCACCTTGCCTTTAGGAAGACCTTTCATTACAGCCTGCCTAGGTGCGGCGGTTGGCGGTGCATTCCAGGCGTATTTTAATGTTGCAACGATTGCCATTGGTGTTTCTGGTTTGCCATTGACATTTTTAGTAAATGTTCATCAGATCGTTTATTATCTCATTGGTTTATTCATTGCCTATGTATCCGGATTTATTTTCACCTATCTTTTCGGATTTAATGAAGAAATGACAAAGGAAATCGGAAAAAACACAGAAACGAATGTTATGACAAACGTTTAA
- a CDS encoding putative transposase/invertase (TIGR01784 family) (product_source=TIGR01784; cog=COG5464; tigrfam=TIGR01784), with the protein MLELLISYEQKGLKEGVKKGLQQEKRQIAKKMLVKGYDIQTIHELTELPIEEIEKLK; encoded by the coding sequence GTGCTCGAATTGTTAATTTCGTATGAGCAAAAAGGATTAAAAGAGGGTGTAAAAAAAGGATTACAACAAGAAAAGCGACAAATTGCGAAAAAGATGTTGGTAAAAGGGTACGACATCCAAACGATTCACGAATTAACCGAACTGCCGATTGAAGAGATTGAAAAATTGAAATAA
- a CDS encoding hypothetical protein (product_source=Hypo-rule applied; cath_funfam=3.40.30.10; pfam=PF08797; smart=SM00910; superfamily=53254) produces MKKVRTLLVVWQNPKSRSFYHIGTLSYYDGYYEFTYTYNASGHGKLKDALNNGYMLHPAFPDPTKIYRSKELFPAFERRLPSPDRADFKAILSDLGLDENSTKMDLLQQTRGRLASDTYSFEQPLRLENDGKLRVSFFVHGMRHQNLPQNWATWLAINETLKLVQEPTNTHDPHAVAIYTHGGKKLGYVPAFYSKAIFSLLENGVNPSVRVVYINEKSTPHWWLKVAFECKIPSFQGATLDELAPVMG; encoded by the coding sequence ATGAAAAAAGTTCGTACACTTTTAGTGGTTTGGCAAAATCCAAAAAGCCGTTCTTTTTATCATATAGGCACTCTTTCCTATTATGACGGCTATTATGAGTTCACTTACACCTATAATGCCTCTGGTCACGGAAAACTGAAAGATGCATTGAATAACGGGTATATGTTGCATCCAGCTTTCCCAGACCCAACTAAAATATATCGATCAAAGGAGCTGTTTCCGGCGTTTGAACGCCGATTGCCGTCACCAGATCGTGCGGATTTTAAAGCCATTTTGTCCGATTTAGGTTTGGATGAGAATTCCACTAAGATGGACTTGCTTCAACAAACACGTGGGCGGTTAGCCAGCGACACTTATTCTTTTGAGCAACCGCTGCGTCTTGAAAACGATGGCAAGCTGCGCGTCAGCTTTTTTGTTCATGGCATGCGCCATCAAAATCTTCCTCAAAATTGGGCAACATGGCTAGCCATTAACGAAACGTTGAAATTAGTACAAGAACCGACAAACACTCATGATCCTCATGCTGTTGCTATCTATACTCATGGAGGGAAGAAGCTTGGATATGTTCCAGCTTTTTATAGTAAGGCCATCTTTTCCTTGTTAGAAAATGGAGTGAACCCTTCTGTTCGTGTTGTGTATATAAATGAAAAATCAACACCTCATTGGTGGCTGAAAGTAGCCTTTGAGTGCAAGATTCCTTCTTTCCAAGGTGCAACATTGGATGAATTAGCCCCTGTTATGGGATAA
- a CDS encoding Cof subfamily protein (haloacid dehalogenase superfamily) (product_source=TIGR00099; cath_funfam=3.40.50.1000; cog=COG0561; ko=KO:K07024; pfam=PF08282; superfamily=56784; tigrfam=TIGR00099) — MKIIAIDMDGTLLNSAEQVTYENAKAIKRAQAKGIEVVIATGRTYYTAANLLKKAKVNVPIICLNGADVRAHDGEQLASVPIDSESFIKIDKVCKKHDVHFEVCTNHGIYSISEDRSLQVRIDIVQSENLDFAESQVKEHFYEHVASGYLKFIESFNKILEFTNIEIYKVLAFSFEKEKLSNVKAELANDENLYVTSSGRNNLEINHVNAQKGIALEKFAAEREVAMKDVMAIGDNFNDISMLKKAGRSVAMGNAEEEVKKMCDFITKTNNDHGVAYAIEEMLKEYV; from the coding sequence ATGAAAATTATTGCCATCGATATGGACGGAACATTGCTGAACAGCGCTGAGCAGGTTACTTATGAGAATGCAAAAGCTATCAAACGTGCACAAGCAAAAGGAATAGAAGTTGTGATTGCAACAGGACGCACGTATTATACTGCTGCCAATCTCCTTAAAAAGGCGAAAGTGAATGTTCCAATTATATGCCTCAATGGCGCTGATGTCCGTGCTCATGATGGTGAACAGCTTGCCAGCGTGCCAATCGATTCTGAATCTTTTATAAAAATAGACAAAGTATGCAAAAAACATGACGTACATTTTGAAGTATGCACAAATCACGGCATCTATTCGATTAGCGAAGACAGGTCACTCCAAGTGAGAATCGATATTGTCCAAAGTGAGAATCTTGATTTTGCTGAATCGCAAGTTAAAGAGCATTTTTATGAGCACGTCGCCTCAGGATACTTAAAATTTATTGAAAGCTTTAACAAAATATTAGAATTTACTAATATTGAAATTTATAAAGTGCTTGCTTTCTCTTTTGAAAAAGAAAAGCTTTCTAACGTAAAAGCTGAGCTTGCTAATGACGAAAATCTTTATGTTACCTCGTCAGGCCGTAATAATCTCGAAATCAATCATGTGAATGCCCAAAAAGGTATTGCGCTCGAAAAGTTTGCCGCTGAAAGAGAAGTGGCAATGAAAGATGTGATGGCGATTGGTGATAACTTCAATGATATTTCTATGCTGAAAAAAGCCGGAAGAAGTGTGGCGATGGGCAATGCTGAAGAAGAAGTGAAAAAAATGTGCGACTTTATAACAAAAACGAACAATGACCATGGTGTTGCATATGCAATTGAGGAAATGCTAAAAGAATACGTATAG
- a CDS encoding hypothetical protein (product_source=COG3589; cog=COG3589; ko=KO:K09963; pfam=PF05913; superfamily=50891,51445): MLGISVYLGNQDFDMERWISETKKYKFHSIFTSLHIPEDHPSIYTERLKRLGLLAQKYEMQLFADVSPKSFSYLGINEPKELLDWGVTGIRIDYGYTDEEVVELSKQMKVGLNASTVNEATIQRWIQLGLNIENVEAWHNFYPRPETGLDDYFLAERNQMFKKYGIVTMAFIPGDNELRGPIYAGLPTLEKHRGMKPHIACAELLVKYHVDKVFIGDVSVKKDTLSLLSLLSEQIIPLRVTLNQDGERIRTLIAGIHTNRHDPARDVIRSQDSRHYAKSNGIKLKPSSTSDRPIGSVTVDNIQYGRYAGELQITKRNLPKDERVNVLGRIVEADIPLIHCIGPGQKFKLIVT; this comes from the coding sequence ATGCTCGGCATATCAGTTTATTTAGGAAATCAAGACTTTGACATGGAACGGTGGATCTCCGAGACAAAAAAATATAAATTTCATTCCATTTTTACCTCCCTTCATATTCCTGAGGATCATCCATCGATATATACGGAACGATTAAAGCGATTAGGCCTGCTTGCCCAAAAATATGAAATGCAATTATTTGCAGATGTGTCGCCAAAATCGTTTTCCTATTTGGGTATTAACGAGCCAAAGGAGCTGCTCGATTGGGGGGTAACCGGCATCCGTATAGATTATGGATATACAGACGAGGAAGTCGTGGAGTTATCTAAGCAAATGAAGGTTGGGTTAAATGCCAGTACGGTAAATGAAGCAACCATTCAGCGGTGGATTCAATTAGGGTTAAACATTGAAAACGTAGAGGCTTGGCACAATTTTTACCCACGTCCTGAAACAGGGCTTGATGATTATTTTCTTGCTGAACGAAATCAGATGTTTAAAAAATACGGGATTGTGACAATGGCATTTATACCCGGGGACAATGAGCTGCGGGGACCGATTTATGCGGGGCTCCCAACGTTGGAGAAACACCGCGGTATGAAGCCGCATATAGCGTGTGCAGAGCTTTTAGTTAAATATCATGTCGATAAAGTGTTCATCGGCGATGTTTCCGTAAAGAAAGACACGTTATCGCTGTTGTCGCTTCTATCTGAGCAAATCATTCCTCTAAGGGTTACGTTGAATCAAGATGGCGAAAGGATTCGCACCCTTATTGCAGGGATTCATACAAATCGTCACGACCCGGCAAGAGATGTGATTCGGTCGCAAGATTCCAGACATTATGCTAAAAGCAATGGCATAAAGCTGAAACCTTCATCAACAAGTGACCGGCCGATTGGTTCTGTTACAGTCGACAATATCCAATATGGCCGATATGCAGGCGAACTTCAAATCACAAAGCGAAACTTGCCAAAAGATGAGCGGGTCAACGTATTAGGGAGAATTGTTGAGGCAGATATTCCGCTTATTCATTGCATCGGTCCAGGACAAAAATTTAAACTTATCGTGACATAA